tgtgtgtgtgtgtgtgtgtgtgtttgtggtggtggtggtggttagtgtttaacgtcccgtcgacaacgaggtcattagagacggagcgtaagctcgggttaaggaaggattgggaaggaaatcggccgtgcccttgcaaaggaaccatcccggcatttgcctgaaacgatttagggaaatcacggaaaacctaaatcagggtggccggagacaggattgaaccgtcgtcctcccgaatgcgagtccagtgtgctaaccactgcgccacctcgctcggtgtgtgtgtttgtatgaatATTAGTGTACactatcaggtacttcagagtggcAGTGTGCATATCCAGATGTGTTCTTGTACAAGTCACACTAACAAaagtgacacacatacacacagtataAGTGTGGGTGAGTATCAGTCCACTTAAAGTGCTTCTTTCAACAAAATCATTTTCTGCGAAACTTTCGCTATTTGGCATGTGTGTGTGACTAAATGTGCTGATAACTGGACTGAACCTTTTTGGCTCCTTGTCCGGAAAATCTCATTAAATATTTGGAGATGGAATTCATTTTGTGTGTCACCTACGGTAGTTTAAGGAAAGACTGCTGCACACAGAAACAGTATTATCTCTGTGAAGCATCTGTTTCACTTGAGGTCAACAGAACAGACTTCCAGCAAATAATGGGTGAAAATGTGACAACTCAATTTCTTGAAAGACTGAATAAAGGAatttttaatggagagagaatgaaGATTTTGACAAGGGGCTACAGCACTACTTCTATACCTTGACATACACAGAGTTTCACTCATCTGTATAACAGAAGTGGGAAATATAGTAGGTTTTTTCCTGGACAAATGTACATTCAGAACTGTTCTGTTTGCTTGTTTGATAGTTTCCCACATAAGGTGTGTTTGTTTACAGTAAACTGTAAGAATTTATCTGTTATATGCAGGAGCCTTTCTCAGCAAGGGAAAAACAGAAGGCTGATCCAGGCAGCTGAGCAGGGGGCCGTAGAGGAGCTGAGGGCACTGCTAGCTGCAGGGGCGGATGTGGGGGTGAGAGACAGAGGCGAACACAGGATGACTGCCCTACACTGGGCAGCGCAGGAGGAACATATGGAGGCCGTGAGGTGTCTACTGGATGCTGGTGCGGAGGTGAACGACAGGGACGGCAACCAGAACACACCTCTGCACTTGGCTGCATACAATGGTGATGTGGCTCTGGTGCGGATACTGCTGGAGTCATCTGCTGATCCCAACGCGAGGGATAAGTGGGGGAGAACGCCGCTGCACGATGCTGTGTGGCGTGGCCACATCGAGGCGGCGACTATGCTGCTCGACGCAGGAGCTGATAGGGATGTTATGGATGACGATGGGTTCACCCCCCTGGACAAAGCCCAGCAGAAAAACAACCAGCAGCTGATAGATTTGTTATCATGAGGCAGGCCGACCTACAAACTTTTGTGTAATAGTACTGAAATAGTCTCTCTAAAtctgtttatgtttttaaataaagaatgaAAAAAGTTGTTCCTACAGCCACTCATTTGTAACCATCTTTAAGTTGTGAGTGTAAATGCTCTAATAACACAGTAGCAATACTGTGTGAACTAATTTAAGTAACAGGAGGCAATCTCTCTCTGAAGAAAAATCTCTACACTGCTCTTTGCAGAAGCCAACAAGAACAGATAAATACACACTTAATAGCTCACAAACACAGCACTCTACAATATTTGATTATTGAAAAGTATTTCATACTGGCGTATATGATGATTTATACGAGCTCTGCAGTTAGAGTTTTCAGCTTTGATCTCAGACTGAACTTACTTGTGCATCTGTAGCAAGATGGTGCAATGGCTTCCGTCTTTAAATACAGCATGACATTCGTAGCAACATTCACACCACAATACGTGCTTATCTTTTGGAATCATATAATCAGTTCAATTCAACTCAGgagaaggtacactactggccattaaaactgctacaccaagaagaaatgcagataataaacgggtattcattggacaaatatattatactagaactgacgtgactACAttctcacacaatttgggtgcatagatcctgagaaatcagtatccataacaaccacctctggccgtaataacagccttgatacgcctcggcattgagccaAAACGAGCTTGGAtggtatgtacaggtacagctgcccacgcagcttcaacacgataccacagttcatcaagagtagtgactggtgtattgtgacaagccggttgctcggccaccattgaccagacgttttcagttggtgagagatctgggaaatatgctggccagggcagcagtcgaacattttctgtactcagaaaggcccgtataggtcctgcaacatgcagtcatgcattatcctgctgaaatgtaggtttttcgcagggatcgaatgaagggtagagccacaggtcgtaatacatctgaaatgtaatgtccactgttcaaattgccgtcaatgtgaacaagaggtgatcgagacgtgtaaccaatggcaccccataccaccacgtagggtgatacgccagtatggcgatgaggaatacacacttccaatgtgcgttcaccacgatgtcgccaaacacggatgcgaccatcatgatgctgtaaacagaacctggattcatctgagaaaacgacgttttgccatttgtgcacccaggttcgtcgttgagtacaccatcgcaggaactCCTGActctgatgcagtgtcaagggtaacggcagccatggtctccaagctgatagtccatgctgctccaaaggtcgttgaactgttcgtgcagatggttgttgtcttgcaaacgtccccgtctgttgattcagggatcgagacatggctgcacgatccgttacagccatgcgaataagatgcctgtaatctcgactgctagtgatacgaggccattgggatccggcacggcgttccgtattatcctcctgaacccactgattgcatatcctgctaacagtcattggatctcgaccaacacaagaAGCAATGTTGCGATattataaaccacaatcgcgataggctacaatccgagttttttcaaagtcggaaacgtgatggtacgcatttctcctccttacaagaggcatcacaacaacgtatcaccaggcaacgccggtcaactgctgtttgtgtatgagaaatcggttggaaactttcctcgtgtcagcacgttgtaggtgtcgccaccggcgccaaccttgtgtgaacgctctgaaaagctattcatttgcatatcacagaatcttcttcctgtcgattaactttcacgtctgtagcacgtcatcttcgctgtgtagcaatttcaatggccagtagtgtaagtgcgaACTCAAATCTTATGAGTCCCACACAGCAGTAATGCTGCTCTTGTGATACGCTCTCCCGGCAGTCAGGTAACATTGATCTTCACTCTGATATCGCAGGATGCTGCAGCAAATGTTCTCGCTTTCCACGTTTCCCTTCTGCCGGTCTTCAGTGCACTGCCCTCAGCCAGGTGTCGTATGGGCAGAGCGCCTGCAGGGTCCACCGCACAGCAACAGCAACTCTGGCTGGACAGGCGCCACTGATGACAGCGCCCTCACTGCCCCATTGCCAGTCTCCTGAACTATGGCTCTCATGAACTCTACAACTGATGGCGGAGCGTGACGTATTTGTGTTGGCAATTGGATCATAAAATTGAACATTTAACACGAGTTCTACATTCAGTTCCATGGCAAAATAACAAAAACCGATAGTGTTTCTAACTTTTTATGAAATGACTATGCAAATTTgcggaaataaataagaaaacaataCGCTCAGCCGTCTCATTCATCAAATAGGTTGTTACAGCAGAATATAAGTAGCACGACGCTGTGATATGGTGGCAATGTAATATAAACTGTTCCAAACTGAGTAAAATTAGCTGTTAAATGTACAGGTGGCTCATTGTAGACTTCTTGGTTTTTGACAACGCCAACCATACGTTTTAATTAGAACAGAAACCTGTACCTAAATGCAGTACTGAAGTCAGAAGCTAACGAAGGCACatacaaaaaagtaagaaaaattctATCTTTGTAGTAAAGTCATTTTACTTCACATAATCAAATTGAAACAATCAAAATAATTGTGGTTGAATTTGGGGCAGAAAACTGATTGCCAACTTTGAACATGAGTAGCAACATAGGTTTCACAATGTTGATGTAACTTGACACTCATCAGAAAGAATTACACAGGTGAGGTGGTTGTACAAGTCACGAAAATACAGGTGTAAAATTGTATTGCCTTTGGCTTGTAAATCACTTAAATAACTATAGTGCATGTCTTACAAACGATATAGGTCCTACTGTTAAGTTATTTAATTCGTCGATTCCTTTATTGATGATAATCCTACAGTGTCTCTGACTTTAGATGCGTTTTAGAAAAAGGGCATCAATGTAGCTTTTTTATACTTCATATTTCGATACAGCTATAcccaaaatctgaaattgccttgCATGTATAATATTGTCATAATGTTGACAATTACTGTGAAAATTTGAAAGGTAGGAAGTCACAATGTCTCCGAAGCTACAAAGTAGTGACTGTGTCATATGGTGCAGACGTATGGACGTTGACAAAGGACAGAAAGACCCCCTCACAGTGGAAGTTACATGTCCGAGAAGGTGTTGGAAAACTGCGATATTGGCCAGGTTAAGGAAATGAACACACAAACGAATAATGCTACAGTGGATAGAAAGGAAGCAACTGGAATGGTACGATCATGTGAAACCTGTGGATTCTAACACAGGGAACAATGGGCTGGCTTAAGCTTCCTATTCTTGAGTTCAGTGAACTCTGTACGCGCTACAAATCCGATCCCTGGTCTAGAGCGATGAGCAGTGTAACTCAGTCAACTGAAATTGTGGGAAAAATGACTGAAATATTGTTGTCCTTAAATTGCGTTATGTGTACTCTTGATCTATTGTAGGTCTGTTCTACATATTGGGTAGAAGTACAGTGTATATTATTAGCTAAAACAGTTTCAAATGAACTTGAATTTTCCAATATATTTACGGAAGCATATGCTGCACTTTAGTTGTTATACGCTGTTGTTACGACCATTTGACTATACAGTGTAGCTAGGACACTTCTGTGATAAGTATAAgggaaaataaaactaaaacaagacAGATTGTATAATGGGCGTGGCGTTGACGTTGGTAATGCAGGTAGGTGTGTGTATCATAGTTGGAAATCAGGAACAGCGCGAACATTCACCACTGTACCATCCGTTCATCAGACATGCTCTACGTCAGTTGGGCGACTCGTGTGTGCGCCTGCATTCACTATGAAGACTGTGAAAGAGGCAAAGTAATGTGCAGTGCAGTGACACACTGTCAAAGTTGTCTCAGGAAATGAAATTCATGCCGAAATGTCTGCTGTGTCTGGCGAGCGCAGTACATCATGTACATGAGAGTTTGTCTtgaactcgtggtctagtggcaagtgttactacctctggatcacagggttctgggttcgattcctggccggattggggttttctccgcctggggactgggtgtttgtgttgtcctcatcatctcatcgtcATTTGGAAAGCAGTGAGATTGGAACTTGAAGGATTGGGaacttgtatgggtgctgatgacttcGATGtttagtgccccacaaaccaacatcatcatcatcatcatcatcatcatcatcatcatcaccatcatcatcattatcattacatGTGAGTGTGTGTGGAATAAACGATTTCGAGAAGGTTGTGTATCACTGGAAGACAGAATTCGGCCAGGATAGCCTCATTGTGTCATTACTTCCCATTGGTGTGGTGGACACTGCCATCAGTAATAACCAACACCAGATGGTAGAAACCATTTGGCTCCTGTTGGGGATTAGTCATGGTGCTGCTCACACCACCATGGGAGAACCTGTGCACAGTGGGATTTCCACAGACAGATGGAGTAGCAGAAGTTGAACAGAATCTCGACAACACTGCAGCGCCTGCCGCAATGTCATGGTGGAGACTATTGTTACCTGTCCCTTATTGTAATGGGAGATGAAACATGGTGTTATCATTCTGAGCTAGAGAACAAACGTAAGACCCAACGTTGGAAGCACTTGAATTATCCCCTGATGAAAAAACCCAAAGCCGTGAAGGCCACATGTCTGAAAGATATGATTACCTTTTTCCCTGCtgttcattgactttctggaacatggCATCACAGTTAACGCACAGTGTACGTGGacgctttgcaaaaattgaagtgtGCCATTGACTCCAAACACCTAGGAATGTTGTGGATGGCACCATtcagttgcaggataatgccctccTACAATCTGCCAAGGTTATTTCGACTACATTGCAGAAGTTTTTCTGGGAAACCCACACACATCCTCAAAACAGTCCTGATCCCTCCCCGTGTGATTGccttatttttggagccctgaataaaGTCATTTGTGCACACTGATtggattcagatgaagaggtgcttGTCTGGTTCAATCATGTGTCTGAAGGCAATTGCAAACATTTTCCATGAacgcattgaccatcttgtcccacagtgggataaatgtattaacagttatatcAATTGCTTGTGAAACAGTAAACAgtatacttacttttttccattcgtcacattttcatttgactgctccttttaTGAAATGGCATAGTAGTGTGCCATGAAGATTCTCGTTGTCGAGAACCGAAAGTTGGGCACGTTAAGTAAAATTATGTATCTCACTTGGGTACTACAATgaaaagtaaagttttttttttttttttttttttttctttattgtgatttcattcccctgccccatacgggcaggggagggctgtcagcagcacaatccgccgctcttcagccgagtgatatgacaattaaaacaagaataaaataatacatacataaggaggtaaaaagggggaacataaaacagagtaaggggagaaaatggaggtaaaaatacactgatatgtagacgttcattggggacagttaaaaaagtcaccagaaagttaaaaaacacaattggtgattcttaaaacacatggaagtcactagatgcacaggcacaggttaaaagtcggccacagtattaaaaacactccgaaacaacacacttaaaacccactcggagcacacacgacgaagaataaaactaccaggtgggacctgccgagggaaagggcagagaggatggaaaaggagatgagagcatggggcagctggggaagcggcgggaggaagggaggaggggaaccgtgggttcacgaagaggcaggagacacatggggcgggagaggaaaagggaagacagggcaggagggagcgcagagacactgaaagaaggcacaagagatggagggggaggggaaatccgctcagaaggagggagggggaggagagggagccctgaggaggaggcaggaagagggggttagagtt
This sequence is a window from Schistocerca nitens isolate TAMUIC-IGC-003100 chromosome 11, iqSchNite1.1, whole genome shotgun sequence. Protein-coding genes within it:
- the LOC126213443 gene encoding poly [ADP-ribose] polymerase tankyrase-1-like yields the protein MATQGWADAMLRQPKDLIEVSRLLSHPPAETSTPTATQVRSTTTTTTTTTTTSATRQSHSSQIPAAAVPATATATATASAMETAMATTTAPSLDGDAVSRIQSLSQQGKNRRLIQAAEQGAVEELRALLAAGADVGVRDRGEHRMTALHWAAQEEHMEAVRCLLDAGAEVNDRDGNQNTPLHLAAYNGDVALVRILLESSADPNARDKWGRTPLHDAVWRGHIEAATMLLDAGADRDVMDDDGFTPLDKAQQKNNQQLIDLLS